A single region of the Sorghum bicolor cultivar BTx623 chromosome 7, Sorghum_bicolor_NCBIv3, whole genome shotgun sequence genome encodes:
- the LOC8071032 gene encoding putative receptor-like protein kinase At1g80870 produces the protein MPSRLLQQPLPPPAPPPPPLFSKSQHRRHALIVATIASAAAAAALLLLLVVVLLLRRRRLRQPTLPFSPPPDPARPLRRFSRRTLRRATGGFHPSRLLGRGAASPVYLATFPDASVAAVKTCASPHELHLLASLPESPRLVSLHGYSPGSGSGSGGGAAERPLLLVFEYMPQGSLQGALFGCGDAAARDAQFLDWPKRLAIIRDVGRALAFLHVECQPPVVHGDLKPSNVLLDANFRAKLADFGLARFKTPDAVAASGAAGDDFMSQELGEAGDHLSTTASAAGGAKTDTKDESGPAGVWGKEWWWKQDGSGELDSRDYVAEWIGSQICPERNPDWADENEDDANEHKNSPSGTDENAVSASPEDKKNTDCNGNVDGAKKEVTKMREWWKEEFFEEMSKKQGASFDKRRGGGGKPWLRSISMNTGHGNTNGESNVEPSAVVDLSFRRSRKRSRRRGRSVGSDVHSGCGGDYLSRELSSTTSMRGTVCYVAPECGGGHCEHGSELLEKADVYSFGVLMLVILSGRRPLHILSSPMKLEKANLVSWCRQLARAGNVLELMDERLDGGYDKDQATKCVLLALLCLQRQPELRPDSTDIVKILDGEMELPPAPVEFSPSPRVRPFPRSSRRAAQPDAAAE, from the coding sequence ATGCCTTCCCGCCTTCTCCAGCAGCCACTCCCTCCACCTGCCCCACCGCCGCCTCCCCTGTTTTCCAAGAGCCAACACCGCCGCCACGCCCTCATCGTCGCCACCATCGCTTCAGCGGCAGCCGCGGCGGCTTTGTTGCTCTtgctcgtcgtcgtcctcctcctccggcgtcGGCGGCTCCGGCAACCCACGCTCCCGTTCTCCCCGCCGCCGGACCCGGCGCGCCCGCTCCGGCGCTTCTCCCGCCGCACGCTTCGCCGCGCCACGGGCGGGTTCCACCCGTCCCGCCTCCTGGGCCGCGGCGCCGCCTCGCCCGTCTACCTCGCCACCTTCCCCGACGCCTCGGTCGCCGCCGTGAAGACGTGCGCGTCGCCGCACGAGCTCCACCTGCTCGCGTCGCTCCCTGAATCCCCTCGCCTCGTTTCCCTCCATGGCTACTCGCCCGGTTCGGGCTCtggctccggcggcggcgctgccgagCGCCCGCTCCTCCTTGTCTTCGAGTACATGCCCCAGGGCTCCCTCCAGGGCGCGCTGTTCGGATGCGGCGACGCCGCTGCCCGCGACGCGCAGTTCCTGGACTGGCCGAAGCGGCTCGCCATCATCCGCGACGTGGGGCGCGCACTCGCCTTTCTCCACGTTGAGTGCCAGCCGCCCGTCGTGCACGGCGACCTCAAGCCCAGCAACGTCCTCCTCGACGCTAACTTCCGCGCCAAGCTCGCCGATTTCGGCCTCGCGCGCTTCAAGACTCCCGATGCCGTCGCCGCGTCTGGCGCTGCCGGGGACGATTTCATGAGCCAAGAACTCGGCGAAGCCGGCGACCACCTCTCCACCACCGCCTCTGCTGCTGGTGGGGCCAAAACGGACACAAAGGATGAGTCTGGCCCGGCTGGTGTGTGGGGGAAGGAGTGGTGGTGGAAACAGGATGGTAGCGGTGAGCTTGACTCGAGGGACTACGTCGCCGAGTGGATTGGCAGCCAAATCTGCCCGGAGAGGAATCCGGATTGGGCCGACGAGAACGAAGACGACGCCAACGAGCATAAGAACTCTCCTTCGGGTACGGACGAAAACGCTGTGTCAGCGTCGCCggaggacaagaagaacaccgaCTGCAATGGCAATGTCGACGGCGCCAAGAAGGAGGTGACCAAGATGAGGGAGTGGTGGAAAGAGGAGTTCTTTGAAGAGATGAGCAAGAAGCAGGGAGCAAGCTTCGACAAGcggcgtggcggcggcggcaagccGTGGCTCCGTTCGATCAGCATGAACACGGGCCACGGGAACACCAACGGCGAGAGCAATGTCGAGCCGAGCGCTGTGGTTGACCTGAGCTTCCGGAGAAGCCGGAAGCGGAGCCGGCGGCGCGGTCGGTCAGTGGGCAGCGACGTCCACAGCGGATGCGGCGGGGACTACCTCAGCCGGGAGCTTAGCAGCACGACGAGCATGCGCGGCACGGTGTGCTACGTCGCGCCGGAGTGCGGCGGCGGGCACTGCGAGCACGGCAGCGAGCTGCTGGAGAAGGCGGACGTGTACAGCTTCGGCGTGCTCATGCTGGTGATCCTGTCCGGCCGTCGGCCGCTGCACATCCTCTCGTCACCGATGAAGCTGGAGAAGGCGAACCTGGTGAGCTGGTGCCGGCAGCTGGCGCGCGCCGGGAACGTGCTCGAGCTCATGGACGAGCGGCTGGACGGCGGGTACGACAAGGACCAGGCCACCAAGTGCGTGCTGCTGGCGCTGCTGTGCCTGCAGCGGCAGCCGGAGCTCCGGCCGGACAGCACGGACATTGTCAAGATCCTCGACGGCGAAATGGAACTCCCGCCGGCGCCAGTGGAGTTCTCGCCGTCGCCCCGCGTGCGGCCTTTCCCGCGGTCGTCGCGCCGGGCAGCGCAGCCGGATGCCGCCGCCGAGTGA